Genomic DNA from Equus asinus isolate D_3611 breed Donkey chromosome 10, EquAss-T2T_v2, whole genome shotgun sequence:
CATAGAAGGTTTGGTATCAAGTTTAAATTCTCCATCTATTGCTTCTATGTGAAGCTTCACTTTCAAATTCTCTCATGTGTAACGTGCTGGAACTTCTTATTAAAGGCCTTCTAACATTCTTGAAATTCAGAAGACTTCTAAGGTAAAATACAACCTTCAGTTCATTCAAAAGATTTCCCACATCCATTTCACTCAGGAGATTTCACTTCTAAATGAGTTTTCACATGTTTGGTAAGGGATGCATTTTGtttgaaggctttcccacattcattacattcatagggtttctctccagtgtgggaTCTTTGATGTATAACAAGTTGTGACTTTGCAttgaaggcttttccacattcattacattcatagggtttctccccaGTATGAGTTCTCTCGTGTACAATGAGGTGTGACTTTTggctaaaggctttcccacattcaatgcattcatagggtttctccccagtatgaattctctgatgttgaGTAAGGCCTTCAATTTGtttgaaggccttcccacattgaTTACATTCAAAGGGACTTTCACCTGTATGAATTCTCATGTGGTAAGTAAGAGATGAGCTATGTCcaaaggcttttccacattcattacatttatagggtttctcctTAGTATGAGTTCTTTGATGTATAATGAGGTGTGACTTCTtgttgaaagctttcccacattcattgcattcaAAGGGTTTTTCACCTGTATGAATTTTCATATGTTTAGTAAGAGATGAGCTATACttaaaggcttttccacattcattacattcatatGGTATTTCACCTGTATGAGTTCTCACATGTTCAGTAAGAGATGAATTATACCTAAAGGAttttccacattccttacattcatagggcttctcaCCTGTATGAGATCTCACATGTTGAATAAGGTTTGAACTGTGTCtgaaggttttcccacattcaGTACATTCATAGGGCTTTTCCCCAGTATGAACTCTTAGATGGTCAGTGAGGGCATGTTTATGACTGTGGGCTTTGCCACACTGAATACattcatatggtttttctccagtgtgagttctctgatgtaCAACAAGGTGTGACTTTTGGCTAAAAGCtatcccacattcattacattcatatggtttctccccagtatgaattctctgatggtCAACGAGTCCTTGTTTATGGCTGAGAACCTTCCCACACTgattacattcatagggtttcacTTTAGCTTGGGTTTTTTCATGCTTAGTAGGAGATAAGCTATGGCTGGATGATTTCTCATGTTTCTCTCCAGTTTGAATTTTGTCCCATTTAGTATGGGAAGAGCTGTGTATGGGATGACCTAATTTCTCACGTTTCTTACCAGTTTGAGTTTTGTCATGCTTATTAGAAGGGTTTTGGTTGGATAATTTCTCATGTTTCTTtccagtttgatttttttctttctttgtatcagATAAGCTATGGCTGAATGATTTTCTCTGCTCTTTAGCTACATCAGGTTTCTTTTTTACATAGTTTCTTCTATGATCAGGTAAATCTAAATTCTGTTTCAAACTTTTACCATGTGACTCAAATTTAAGAAGCTTTTTTTTTGAAGGAGGATGTTTTGTActcacatttttttcccccaatgaaCTACATTCATGGCCTTTCTTCTTAGTCAGAGTTCTTTTCTTAAATGCAACTTCCCTAAGGAGTTTGTTTTGAGATTCCTGGTGATTCTCTAGCTGGTCATCATCTTGCTGGACTTCTAAAATGGAATTCAATGAGACATTCTTGTGAATCTTTGCACTCTTGTATTTGGAATACAATTCATAAAGAAATGCCCTGTTGTGGGGTTGAATCTTTATTCAAGCCTAGTATCCCAAAGTGAATGACCTATCAAGCACAAATGTCCCTATTCTCTTACACTTGAGGGCGAAAGTGCCAtagtaaaaaacaagaaaagaaaattgataataGTGATTAGAAAAAGCTTTGGCTATTTATTAATATGACTTTGCAACCTGGGATAGAAGATGAAATAACATGAGCAGAGAAGACAGAACAGATGAAGTTCAAAGAGCTTTTGATTGTAGATGACATTTTTTGAGGTCTCTCCTTAGCCCAAGGTGCACAGCTTTGATGACTGACAATCAACCCATAGTACTTGGCTCCTACAGCCTGCACCGTATTAATCCAACTCTCCACAGTCACAGATGGAGACATCTGGCAAAAGCCAAGATGTCCAATAAGAGTCTTCCTCTAAAAATTTAGACTCTAGTTAGTCTCCACTGGatgcttaaatttaaaaaattctattagaCAAGTACTAGTGAAGCCTTTTTTCCCTGTGTTCAACAGAAAGTTAATCAGTATGAAGAATGAAGCATATATacacagagaagcagagatgtAAGATCATGTGTCCTCAAAGAGACCATTTGCACAATCCTAATTCCTAATGGCTTCCCAGTTCCTGGTACTAATCCCTGGTAAGGTCTGACTGAAGTATCTACCCTTAGGTTACAAGAGATATACCCATGGCCTCATAATAAATTCCTCTATTTACTTAGGCTAGCTCaagtaaatttttgttattgcaccccaaagagccaaaatagaaagaataaggtAAGTCCATCAAGGAGTACAGAACAGCTTATAGGTGACTGAGGGAATAAGCAGGAAAGGGTGTTGCACTGCTGCCACCCATGATCAATATAATGACATTCTTGTACTAAAAAAACTACAGTTTCTCTGAGTTCCCTGATGCTTTTACCATATGATGAAATTCACAGTAATGAGATTGACAAACAACTTTACACCATTTGGATTTACAGTGTACACACATACTTGTTTTCCAACAATTTGCTGTGGAGCACACCTTTGTTTCTGCTAGGTCATTCTACTAATTGCCTGTAATAAATTTTAAGCTTATTCCCAGCTCTAAGTAATTGTTCACATTCTTTCCTCCACACATTACACAATTATACATTTTAACGTATCTTCTCAATGCAGGCTTCCCTTCCCCGAGACCACCACCCCCACTCACAGATGTGGGCAGCCGTGTTTGTACTACATGATCCAACCTCTGGTTGAAAACAACCAATTGGACAGTGGTAAACATGGAGCCCCAGGTAGTCCAATAATATTCTCACGCCTAAGAATTTAGAATAGAAACCCAAAGACTACTTTTAACTAGATATGGCTATCACATGTATAAAAACCTAAAAGCGTAAGAGCTGGGCATACAATTTTGGGGTGGCCTTTTCCAACTATGTGCatggaaaagcagaaaaatcttCATGGTGAGAATCCACAAAGACTCAAAGAGAGAAGCATATGTAAGAGCTCAGACCTCAGAAAGCTCAGCTCGTAACCTTAGAAAGATATAGAGAGTGAACAGTCACCTTGTTCATAATGAAGCATTATGTGGATAAAGTGAAAACTAGGATCAAACAGAAAAGAGTTATGGTATTTGAATATACAGCCAGGAAATACTGTTACTTATTATTtgggtgagaaagattggccctgagctaacatctgttgccaatcttcctttttcgcCTTGAGGAAAATGGTTTCTGacctaacatctctgccaatcttcctctattttggaggTGGGATTCTACCACAgcaggcttgatgagtggtgtgtaggtccgtacccaggatctgaacccatgaaccccgggctgccaaagcggagtgcacaaatttaaccactacaccactgggctggccccaggaaatactattattttttttctaagattggcacctgagctaatatcattgccaatcttcttttttgttttctttctccccaaagccccccagtacatagttgtatattataattgtaggtccttctggctctgctttgtgggatgccacctcagcacagcttgaagagtagtgctgtgtccgcgcctgggatctgaaccggcaaaaccctgggccgccaaagcagagtgtgcgaacttaaccacttggtcacagggctaGCCCCCAGAAATAATGTTATTTCTATGGAGGACTTTAAGAGATTAGTTCCCATGGAGTAGAAGATCAAGTTTTGTAAGTATAGATATAGTAATGGTACAGATACAGTAGGGAGAAGGGAAGTTGCTAGCTGCTTTTTCgtttagaaaattttaagtgaTACAAACATCCTGGGAGAATGAGTATAACAAGACTTTTATGTAGCATAGCAAAAGCAGAATCTTCCAATAGCCAAGGATGCTGGGGAGGCAAATTTCCTTCTCGGAAGAAAGGGATCAAAACTCAAACCTTTTCCTTGGTAGCGAAACACTATAAGAACCTCTTATAATGATGGTTTGGGCTGGTTCCAACTGACATTGGCCAGTAGAAAAACATATAAAGCACTACAAGAGAAATTTACCATGAGTGAAGGGACGAGAATCTGAACTAGTGAATTGGTATAATAACAGGGTAATACCAAGGGAGAGGTGGGTCTGGCAGAGCATATGATTAAAGCTGTAAGCTTGTCTTGAATCTGAGACAGTAAATAAAACAGGAATTTTAAGCTAAAATAACTATAACTTTAGAAACTGAAGTATGGAGCTCACTAGACCCAGAAAATCATTGGAGGGAACAGAACAGTCCATCCTTGCAGAATCTCCAAGTACTATATAAGAACCTGAACCAAGAAGAGAGTCACAGTAGCAATGACAAAGATGTATTAAATGACTCAGGATTACTTTTCACTTGTAGCACCAAGTATCAGCGCAAAAAGTAAAGAGAGCCAACACTGGAGCCACTGATGAATAGATCAAAAACTCCATGAGGTCTTGTCATTTGTCATTTGAAGGACTTTCCCTCTGGTCTCAGAAAGTCATGGAGTCTTGGAAAATTCAGGGTCAGAGGAAACTTAAAAAGATATTGTGGACATTCTGCTAATTTGGGAACTATAGTGACTTAAATAATAGCTGAATATATTAATGGTTGGTGGCAACATCTAAGatgagttattaaaaaaaaagattcaacaAATCCACCTAAGAATTGGAGCAATTTAGGTATGAGATAATACGAACTTGATTTGGATGATGTCAGtgagaaatgaggaaaacaaacaaaccaaccaggAACTGAGGAGAGGATagcaagagagaaagcagaaagcaaaGATTCACAGAACTCCATGGTAGACAGGCCTAAATCAGAGTAGACcctgataaaaataagaaaggtgAAAGGCAGctctaatttagaaaaaaagatagaGTTTTCAATTTCTGACACTGACAATGAGCTGTCCTATAAGCAATTAAAATATGAGTGCAAGACAAAGGAATTGGAGATTTATCTGGACAAGGTAAATTTATCTTGGAAGTCACCAGTGTAGAATAAATAGTTTGTATTTACATAATGGATGATTCATTTGAgggaaatataatggaaaaaaaagaacagatagcAGAAGATAAAACCTTAGGGACACTTCAGCAAAGTGAGAAGGAAGAGAATCTGGTGAAATAAAGGGTAAAGAAACACTTAGAGGATAAGATCAGATTCAAATGGTATAAGTCAAGCTGGGTGAGCAAGAATTTCAGGCTGATCAAAACCATTAAAATATGCATTGGAAGGTAAGCAGTAGTCTCTTTAAAGTCAGAAATTTAGATAGAGGCATGAATTCTGTGGGATTCGCCTGCAAGGGttaaggagaaaatggaaatgatgatGCACTGTGGTATATAACCACAAGTCTAGAGCACTTCACAGTGAAAggagagaaatgcaaagtaatTAGGGGCAGGAGCATCATGCCAACAGATGTGGAAAGAGGACATATCTAAGAATGTCTGAATATATAAGGAGAGAAATTTGATACCATGGGGTCTCAGAGTGTGGgtagaggaagggagaaaaactgAGGATATTAGGAAAAAGGAGGATAATTTTAAAACGCACTGCCGGGATTCAGAGAACAGCTAAGAGAGATCAATGCTCCTTCTGAAAGCTGAGCAGTAGAGAACATGGATGAGGAAAGACAGTATATGGACGGGTCAGTTAGGCATCTGAAGGGCTGTACCAAAGGTTTAGAGGCCTGGTCTTCACCATTTTTCCCACCACAACCTGAGTGATGTGGCAGACTGTATTATTATTCCCTGTGGAAGGACTATACATTCATACCCTGTTGAACTCAGGAGTGACCAGGTGATCTGCTCTAACCAACAAAATGACAGAAAGAGATATCCAGCACTTCCATTCAGTGATTTTGAGAGTCATCATGTGGTTCCACTCactcttctttccctctgccaTGAGATCAGAATTTGCCAGATAGGGACTGCTCCTTCATTGTAGGTCCACAACATAATGTGGAATAGGGCTGTAGCTTGAGCAAGAAACAACTCTTTCCTGTTGTAAGCTGCTAAGATTTTGGGGTCATCATTTACTGGAGCATAACTTAGCCTAAGCTGACTGATAGAAGTGATAGAAGCAAAGTCTCATACATAACACTGGCTTACAACTATAGTAACTTCATATGAGAATCTCTCACGTGGACCAGTTCATAGAAGGATGAGATATTACAATCTCTAAGGTTAGAGAATCTTTGTAGTTTAAACTCCTCTtcccccaggagattctgatatttttctactGCTACTTTATGGTTAAGAAAGAAAGGTCTGggatctttaaaaagaatgtaagaaTAAATTATTCTTTGAAGAATTCCAAAGTTACCACCAAGAAACTAGGAACTTACTTCCACGGGCTCCTATTTGCTTGGGTCTTGCTATTTCACTCAGACCACCTTGACTGGGTCTTTTCCCCTTCCCCAACCACGGCTCTTCTCCTTTTTCCAACTTGGAGATCATGTCCGGTTTGGCAGCTTGATACCCTGCTCATGAGAAAGGGTAGAAATTGATGTATAACAACAGCCATCCCAGAAATAAAGCCCTAACATTTGAGCTTTAGAGCCTTAAAAGGATAAGAAATACATGGTTTCCGAAATTTCATAATACAGATGCCCATGTACCTCATCTGAGTAGAACTTCCTTTGTTGAGGCAGGGGCACAAGTATCCTGTCTAGTACCCAAAAGGGACTAAAACTCTTTGATCTATAAAAATCCAGACTTCAGAGAGAAGGTATCACAGTGGACACATTTTGAATTATGAAGGAACGGTCCTTACCCATTGAAGCAAGGCTGCtgtagttctccagcatcacatccttGTACAGGTTCCTCTGAGCAGGATCCAGTTGCTCCCATTCCTTCTGGGTAAAGGCCATAGTCACATCTTTGAATCTTACTGATCCCTATAATAACATATTCCTATTCAGTCTAATGTTATCCATATTAGTGAGTGATTTGGACAGGATATTAATGACTTCTTCTTACCTTGACCATTCTCTGTTGATCATGATATTGTATAGGATACCTATTCTCTACCcaattttgcattgttttttttgagaaacaaaagtcATATTAAGAAATGTCCCCGttagggactgaatgtttgtgtcgtcccaaaattcatatgttgaaactctatcCTTCAGTGTGATCATATTAGGagatagggcctttgggaggtaattagattaAATgatgtcatgagggtggagtcttcatgaatgagattagtgcccttataagaatcAACAGAGAGcttgtttcctctctctgctctttctgacaagtgaggatacaacaagaagtctgcaacctggaagagggtcTCACCAGAATCTGACCaagctggcaccctgatctcagacttccagcctctagaactgtcagaaataaatttctgtggtttataagccactcagtttatggtaCTTAGTtgtagcagcccaaactgactaagacagtcCCTACTGTGAATTTGTTTATTcaagaggatgaaaaaaaaatcatacaaatatCAGAAAGACAagtaaccaaaaaaaaacaaagaaagaaagaaacagaatcatctttatcttttcttctataaCAGAAGACTATGGAGTAGTGTTTTAGAGTTCTCAGGTAGAAGAATTGAGACCCTTGATTTTATAACCAGTCAAAAAATCATTTATGTTTGGAAGCAAAGTAAGGTATTTTAGGTATATAAGGATGCAGAAAGTATATTACCtatgtactttaaaaataaagaggaggagagaggcagggagacactggggggcggggagaggaagaaaaggaatgatttttaaaagaaggacAATTGGATCATAATCAAGATTTTAAGATTGGGAAAGAATAATATACAAGAGAGAGCTATGAATAGTAAAACCAGTAAAATGTCTAGCTATATCTAAA
This window encodes:
- the ZFP37 gene encoding zinc finger protein 37 homolog isoform X3 — translated: MAAPWAVPRGAAITAAGPAGAALRVAAMSAAGCDPMLTKLEIEDLRKSAGRADEVGCPPEMAVSEPGGSAAEWEQLDPAQRNLYKDVMLENYSSLASMGYQAAKPDMISKLEKGEEPWLGKGKRPSQGGLSEIARPKQIGARGKVQQDDDQLENHQESQNKLLREVAFKKRTLTKKKGHECSSLGEKNVSTKHPPSKKKLLKFESHGKSLKQNLDLPDHRRNYVKKKPDVAKEQRKSFSHSLSDTKKEKNQTGKKHEKLSNQNPSNKHDKTQTGKKREKLGHPIHSSSHTKWDKIQTGEKHEKSSSHSLSPTKHEKTQAKVKPYECNQCGKVLSHKQGLVDHQRIHTGEKPYECNECGIAFSQKSHLVVHQRTHTGEKPYECIQCGKAHSHKHALTDHLRVHTGEKPYECTECGKTFRHSSNLIQHVRSHTGEKPYECKECGKSFRYNSSLTEHVRTHTGEIPYECNECGKAFKYSSSLTKHMKIHTGEKPFECNECGKAFNKKSHLIIHQRTHTKEKPYKCNECGKAFGHSSSLTYHMRIHTGESPFECNQCGKAFKQIEGLTQHQRIHTGEKPYECIECGKAFSQKSHLIVHERTHTGEKPYECNECGKAFNAKSQLVIHQRSHTGEKPYECNECGKAFKQNASLTKHVKTHLEVKSPE
- the ZFP37 gene encoding zinc finger protein 37 homolog isoform X2; its protein translation is MAAPWAVPRGAAITAAGPAGAALRVAAMSAAGCDPMLTKLEIEDLRKSAGRADEVGCPPEMAVSEPGGSAAKEWEQLDPAQRNLYKDVMLENYSSLASMGYQAAKPDMISKLEKGEEPWLGKGKRPSQGGLSEIARPKQIGARGKVQQDDDQLENHQESQNKLLREVAFKKRTLTKKKGHECSSLGEKNVSTKHPPSKKKLLKFESHGKSLKQNLDLPDHRRNYVKKKPDVAKEQRKSFSHSLSDTKKEKNQTGKKHEKLSNQNPSNKHDKTQTGKKREKLGHPIHSSSHTKWDKIQTGEKHEKSSSHSLSPTKHEKTQAKVKPYECNQCGKVLSHKQGLVDHQRIHTGEKPYECNECGIAFSQKSHLVVHQRTHTGEKPYECIQCGKAHSHKHALTDHLRVHTGEKPYECTECGKTFRHSSNLIQHVRSHTGEKPYECKECGKSFRYNSSLTEHVRTHTGEIPYECNECGKAFKYSSSLTKHMKIHTGEKPFECNECGKAFNKKSHLIIHQRTHTKEKPYKCNECGKAFGHSSSLTYHMRIHTGESPFECNQCGKAFKQIEGLTQHQRIHTGEKPYECIECGKAFSQKSHLIVHERTHTGEKPYECNECGKAFNAKSQLVIHQRSHTGEKPYECNECGKAFKQNASLTKHVKTHLEVKSPE
- the ZFP37 gene encoding zinc finger protein 37 homolog isoform X1 → MAAPWAVPRGAAITAAGPAGAALRVAAMSAAGCDPMLTKLEIEDLRKSAGRADEVGCPPEMAVSEPGGSAAGSVRFKDVTMAFTQKEWEQLDPAQRNLYKDVMLENYSSLASMGYQAAKPDMISKLEKGEEPWLGKGKRPSQGGLSEIARPKQIGARGKVQQDDDQLENHQESQNKLLREVAFKKRTLTKKKGHECSSLGEKNVSTKHPPSKKKLLKFESHGKSLKQNLDLPDHRRNYVKKKPDVAKEQRKSFSHSLSDTKKEKNQTGKKHEKLSNQNPSNKHDKTQTGKKREKLGHPIHSSSHTKWDKIQTGEKHEKSSSHSLSPTKHEKTQAKVKPYECNQCGKVLSHKQGLVDHQRIHTGEKPYECNECGIAFSQKSHLVVHQRTHTGEKPYECIQCGKAHSHKHALTDHLRVHTGEKPYECTECGKTFRHSSNLIQHVRSHTGEKPYECKECGKSFRYNSSLTEHVRTHTGEIPYECNECGKAFKYSSSLTKHMKIHTGEKPFECNECGKAFNKKSHLIIHQRTHTKEKPYKCNECGKAFGHSSSLTYHMRIHTGESPFECNQCGKAFKQIEGLTQHQRIHTGEKPYECIECGKAFSQKSHLIVHERTHTGEKPYECNECGKAFNAKSQLVIHQRSHTGEKPYECNECGKAFKQNASLTKHVKTHLEVKSPE